In Tautonia rosea, the DNA window TTCGAGCTGCTTTTCACCGGGACCACGGACACCGATCCCCCCCTTGTAGCGGGAGAGGTGAGTCCACATCCGCTTGAGGCGAGGCAGGGAATATTCGAGCTGAGCCAGCTCGACCTGCAAGCGCGACTCGTTGGTCCGGGCGTGGGTGGCGAAGATGTCGAGAATGACCTCGGTGCGGTCGATGACCTTCACCCCGAGGACTTTCTCCAAGTTGCGTCCCTGGGCGGGTCCGATGTCGTGGTCGATGACCACAAGATCGGCCTCCTGGGCCTCGCAAAGCTCTTTGAGTTCATCGACCTTGCCCGAACCGATGACGGTGGCAAGATCGACCTGCTGCCGCTTCTGGAGGAGGGAACCGACGACGACCAGGCCCGCCGTCTGAGCCAGACCTCGAATCTCGTCGAGCGGGTCCTCAGGGTTATACTGCCCGTCGGGCAGCAAGACGCCCACAAGGATGGCACGTTCGCGGAGATCCTTTCGATCGGTGCTCTTCAGTTCAGTCAAGGCGGCTTCAACCCTCGATGGGGAGTGGTGAGGAAAACGTGAGTCGGAACTGCCGATCTCACCGCGAGTGGAGGCAATACGCCTGCCTGTGAGGTGCAACCTCGCGCTGATTCTAGGTCGACGCGAGTCACGCCGTCAACGAGCCTGAGAGGCTCTGAAACAGATTGACACTGATCTCCTTCTCCAAGTTCGTCCGCAGAGGGAAGAATGTTCAGGAAAAACCCAACCTAGGGCGATGTGAGCAACGGCGGGAGATCTGGTCACGACAGGGCGATCACGTCGATTCTGGCGATCGTGATGCATGGGTTGAACAAACTCCGAAGACCCGGCGGGGTTGGACGATCCTGGCTGACCGATTGAACTCGCCAAGGGCCAGCAAGGAGCCATCGGGGGAGCAAATCGCGACCTCTCCCGCATCGATTTCTGAAGCAAGGTCGGTTGAGGATACCTCGATCGCCTGTCCACGCTCGATGGCGGCGGCCTGACCGGCATTCACGTAGATGTGCGGACGATCGGAGACGGCATCGAGGGGGGAACGCAGGCGACCGATAATCGAATCGAAGGAGAGAAACGCGGGGTCGGGGGGAGTCGCGTCGTCCACTCGGAACGGGCCGATCCGGGTTCGTCGGAGGGTGGTGATCAGGCCGCCGCAGCCGAGATCGTCGCCGACATCCCGGGCAATCGAGCGAATGTACGTTCCTGATCCACACTCGACCGCAATTTCGAGGAAGGGCCATTCGAAACGGATCAGGTTAAGCTGATCGATCCGCACAGGTCGGGGAACGAGTTCAACCGACTTGCCCTCCCGAGCGAGGTCGTATGCTCGCTTCCCCTTCACACGAAGGGCCGAGTAGACGGGAGGGAGCTGGTCAATGATGCCGACCTGCGCAGCGAGCGCATCCCGGATCTGGGACTCGGTCGGGACGGGGGGATTGGGAACGGGGGTGATGGTGCCGTCGGCGTCGAGGGTATCACTTGTGGCACCGAGACGAATGGTGGCGAGATAGGACTTGGGCTGGCGTTGCACCTGTTCGATCAACCGGGTTGCAGAACCGATCGCAACGACAAGTACCCCCGAGGCCAACGGGTCGAGCGTCCCAGCATGACCGACCTTTGGCCTGGGCTTGCGGAAGGCCCGAACGACCCGATTGACCACATCGCGCGAGGTCAGGCCAATCGGTTTGTCGAGGTTCAGAAAGCCAGAGAGTGGAGCAGCGGGGGGGGACACGGAGAACTCCAGGGCGGGGGATCAAGAAGGCGTCGAAGCCCCTCGGACAGGTCAGACCCTGCCCAGGAGAATCGAGTTTTGAACAGATATTTTCGTTTGTAAACTGTGATTTAGGGTTGAGTGACCTTGAGCGAGACAGGAAGGGTGATCGACGCGGGAGCGAGGCAAGAGCGATCGTCGCAGGCCTGATATCGGATCGAAAGGGTGAGGCCGAGCGGATCAGCCTTCTGAGATTCGGGAATCGAGAGACGAACGACAGAAGTCACGGTACCGGAGTAGACGGAGATGGGGGCATCCTGACCCGCAAGAGTGAGCGGTGCTCCGGGGGGGTAGGAGACGTCGAGCAACTCGGCCGGGGAGTCGTCCGGAAGCGTGATGAGGGTCGGGACGAGGTTGGGAGCACCGGCAGGATTGGCGTTGAGGTGATACTTCGTGTCGATGGAGAGGGTGACTCGAATTTCGAACGGCGTACCGGGACGGATCGGCTCCTGAGGGAGCGAGGCGCTGGCGGAGACCACCGCAGGGCGATTGGCTGCCGGGTTGGCGGGACCGTCGGGCAAGCGGAGGCGACCGGGGGTGAATGGGGCGTTGGCGGGTGGGGCGGGCGTCGCGTTTTCCAGGTCAAGCAACTGGTCGACAGCCAGAAGGAGCAGCGGAGCCGACGCGGGGGAGCGTCCCATCGACGGGGCGAAGGCGTCCAGGGCATCTCGGGCGGTGTCGCGGTAGAGCGGGTCGCCTGAGAGGCGATGAAGGGCGAGGAGGTCGAGAATCGCGACGGCGTTCGGGCCGGGGAGGGCGCCGTCGTACGGGTCCTTGACGCGAGCAACGAGGCTTTCGTGATCGTCAGCCGTGAAGTAGAACCCGCCGCGACGAGTATCGGCGAAGGCGGCGATCATTCGGTCGGCCAGGTCGCGGGCCTGGTCGAGCCGCTCGGGGGCATCGGTCGCGGCATGCAGGCGCAGGAGGCCGTGGATCAGAAAGGCGTAGTCTTCGAGATAGGCCGGTACGCGGCTGGAGCCGCCCCGGAAGGAGCGGAGGAGGTTACCGTCGGCGTCTCGGAGCGATTCGAGGAGGAAGTCGGCGGCGCGGTTGGCGATGGCGAGGTAACACGGTTCGTCAAGCACGCGGGCACCGTCAGCGAAGGCGGCGAGCATCAAGGCGTTCCAGGCGGTCAGGGCGGTGTCGTCGAGGAAGGGAGCCTCGCGCTGGTTGCGGGCGTCGAGCATCTTGGCTCGGAGCGGCGCGAGGGAATCCTCCACATGCTCGGGAGCGAGACCGAGGGCGACGGCGAGATCGCCGGGGGTATCGGGACGAAGGAGAACGAAGCGATCGTCCTCGAAGTTCGGGGCGAGGTTGAGGCCGTATGCGCGGGCAAACAGGTTATATGCAGAATCATCGTTGCCAAGAGCAGTTTTCACCTCTTCAGTTGTCCAGACATAGAAGGCACCTTCTTCTCCTTCGGTTTCCGCATCGAGGGACGAGGCGAAGCCACCTTGCGGAAGGGTCATGGCTTTGGCGACGAAGTCGAGGGTGGCACGGGCCTCGTCTGCCCAACGGGGATCGTCGGTCAGCTCGAAGGTATCGAGCAAGACGGAGGCGAGCTGAGCGTTGTCATAGAGCATTTTTTCGAAGTGGGGGACGGTCCAGGAGCGATCGGTGCTGTAGCGGTGGTAGCCTCCGGCGAGGTGGTCGCGGATGCCCCCTCGGCTGATCTGGTCGAGGGTTTTGAGGACCATCTCCTTCGGCTCGGGGAGGGAACCGGCGGGGGCTCGGCCGCGGCGGGCCTGGTCGAGGAGGAAGACGAGGTTCGTCGGCTCGGGGAACTTCGGGCGCTTCGGCTGCTGGGGATCGAAGCCGAAGCCGCCGTACTCGGGGTCGAAGCGTCGGGAAAGGGCATCGAGCCCCTGTTCGGGGAGTTCCCGGGAGAGGGGGACGTCCTCGATGGCCGGGCCGACGTCGGAGAGGCGTCGGACGTAGGCGGTGAGCTGGGTCGCGTCCTGCTCGACCTCGTCGCGGCGGTTTGTCCAGGCGTCGTGGATGGCGTCGAGGACCTGGGGAAAGCTAGGCAGGCCGTCGCGCGGTTGGGGGGGGAAATAGGTGCCGCCATAGAATGGGCGGCCGTCGGGTGTGAGGAACATGGAGAGGGGCCAGCCGCCGCTCCCCCTGGTGATGCCGAGCAAAGCAGTCATATAGATCTGATCGACGTCGGGGCGTTCCTCACGGTCGACCTTGATGCAGATGAAGTGCTCATTCATGAGCGCAGCGATGGCATCGTCCTCGAAGCATTCGCGTTCCATGACGTGGCACCAGTAGCAGGATCGGTAGCCGATGGAGAGGAAGATGGGTTTGTTCTGGGCTTTCGCGGCCTCGAACGCTTCAGGGGCCCACGGGAACCAGTGCACCGGGTTTTCGGCGTGCTGGAGGAGGTACGGGCTCGACTCGCCGGCAAGGCGGTTGGGGCCATCATTCGCCAGGAGGTGGGGGCCGGTTGCCGTCAGCAGCATGACAAAGGCTGGTAGGAGCATGAGGGGGTGGGCGGTACGACGTTGAATCGCAAGAGGGGTCGGCACGGAGAGGATGGACGGTCGCATGGTGGCCTCGCACGGTGAGATCGCATGGCGATGGCCCGGCCGTTGTCCGGGCGTCATCGAGAAAGGCCATTGTAATGGGATCGGCATGCGGATTGAGAGGGGAGATGCCGCTTCGCGCACGAAACGACGCGACGGTCAAGAAGACGGTCGCGTCGTTCAGAGAGATCCAGTCTGAATTACTGAGAGGCATTTGAGCCGGATCGGGCGATCTGTCCCTCGGCGATCCGGACGTGATTGTTGCTGCGGACGGCAGCGGTGTCTGGGATTCCTTCCCAGTAGACATGGACATCGAAGTTTGCGATGGCGGGTCCGGCTTTCTGAGCCTTCACGGTGACGATGAAGGTTCGATCGGCTCCGGGAGCGAGGCGGTCGATGGGGTCAAAGCCGTGGTGGTAGGGGTTTTCGTCGCTGGTCTTGGCGTTCGAGGGATCGGTCCGTTCGACGGTGATCCATTCGTTGGTGTAGAAGTCGACGAAAACGTTGGTGGCTTCCTTCGAGCCGATGTTTTTGATCCGAATTTCGAATTCGGTGGTATCGCCCGCGTCGATTACGGTGTCGCGACGGGTCACATCAACGATCTTGACATCGGGGATGCCCATGACCTCGGTGGTTTTCTGGGAGCGTTGGGTGTCTCGGGGATCGCGGAATCCTTCGCAATGGGCGGCGGCCTCGACGGTGTACAGGGCGATGCGGTCGAGCCGGATGGGGACGCGGAACTGGCGGGATTCTCCCTTGTCGAGCCGAGGAATGCGCCAGTAGATGCTGTGCAAGCGTTTGTCCGGGTCCTGGCGGTACTTGGCGTCTTTCGGGACGTCGGGGACACCGCTTTCCGGAGCGAAGAGGGCGACGGCCACATCGGAGGCAAAGCGGGTTCCCTGGTTGGTGATGGTCACAGTGTACTCGGCGACGGAGCCGACGGGACGACTTTCGGGACCGACGACATCGAGGACAAGCTCGGGGACCACGATGTTGACCGGCTTGGCACTGACAGGAGTGGCGGGGACGACGTCGGGGCTCAGGGCCTCGATCGTACAGTTCTGCATTCCTTTGCTGTCGGCGAGTACTGTGAGGACCACCGGGCCGAAGACCTCGCCGGGGGCGAGGTCGCCGATCATCTGTTCAAAGCGAGGGGCATCGGAAAGCTGACCGTTGTGGTCATAGCCTTTCAGGCCGCCTGTGAGGGTGGCGATCAGGTTGACCTGGCGAGCGGGCCCTGTTCCGTTGTTTCGTACCGTGATGCTGAAGTCGATTTCCGACCCCTTGACCTGATCGTCGTTCGGGCCGACCAGATCGATTTTTAGCCGAGGTTCCTGAACGGTGGTACGCGACTTGGCAGCCATGACCGACGTTACCCGGGGGACGAGGTCCATTGGGACCGCTTTCAAGGGCTTAACGGTGAGGTCGATGGAGCGCGTGTCGCTGGGGCCGAGGGATGACCACTTCCAGACGAGGATCCGGCCGTCGTCGACCTGCTCGTCGGGTTGAGGGGAGGATTCGAGGAATTCGAGCCCGTCGGGGAGCGGAAGGCGTACTTCGACATCAAAGGCGTCGTCTCGGCCATCATTCCGAAGGGTCATGACGGCCTTCATGGGCAGGTTGATGTTCGACGTTTGCGGCATGGCCACGTCGAGGTTCAGACCGATTTCGCGAGGGCCGATCGAAAGACGGTCGCCCAGACTTTGGGCCATCGCGCCGATGCCGTCTCGCGGGGCGGCGGACGTCTGGATCGAGGGGTCGGCCGGGGGTTCGGCTGAGGAAAACGCCGGAGGATTCACGGAGGCGCGACCGGGCAGGGACCCACTGGAGCGAGGGGTCGGATCGGGTTGAACCTCGATAGGCGATGGATTTTCGAAGATTGGTGTTTCGGCCGGAGCTGTCGACGGTTCCTGGCCCATCGGTGCGGACCCGACACGAAACGGGTCCTCGACCGGAGCTGCGGGATCGACTTTAGGATCGCCGGGCGTCTCGAAGATCGGAGAGCTGGAGAGGTCGGCAGGCTCAACGGGTTCCGGAGCGGGCATTGGCGAATCGAGGCCCGTGAGATCGGATTCCTGAGCCGAAGGTTCAGAAGCGGCGGACAACTGGCTGAATTCGATCCCCGAATCGGGCAACGGGTCCTCGGAAGCGAACACATCCCCACCCTCGGTCGAGTCGGGCACTGCGGAGCCCGACCCGGATTCGAATGCAGGGAGATTCTCGAATTGAGCCGTGGCGGGGACGAGGGGAGCAGCGAGACCCGGATCGTGCTCGACCTGCGGGATGTCTGAGGTGACTTCCGGGAACTCGTCAAGGCCGAAGGTCATCGCATCGGCCACCTCGGGAGGATTCGGCGGGCTGTCTGAGAGAGGGGCGCTGGGGGGATATTCGGCGACGGAGGGGGGAATCAGCTCGTCGGAACCGTCGCCCGGAGGGAGGTCGAGCGATCGGGGAGAGGCGACGTCGGGAGGCACGATGTCGGCGGATCCGGGGAGTTGCGGGAGGTTCGCTCTGGTGGTGTGGGAACCGGATTCGGCCACTCGGGGTGGAGTAACCTGTTCGGGAGTGGACGGGGCGTTTCGGGACATTGCGGCAGGACTCGCCACCCGAGGCGGTTCAAGCTGCGCATCGTCTCCCGTCGACGACGCTATTGGGGCCGTCGGCTGAGCGACCTGAGGCGGTTGCTGGGCGGCCTGTCCGGTGACGAAATGGACGCCAACGGTCAGCCCCAGCGAGATTACCGCGGCGATTGACATCCGCAGGGGCATGCCTACGCTCCCCATCCTTGGGAACCGTGCTCGAACGGCGGAATCACCGTTCTGTGAGCGGGTCGGCCACCACCGGGTCATGGTTTCGCCTCCCACTCCTTGGGAGTCGTCCCGATCCGAGGGCTCCGTCGATCGACGGACGGGCCGGGACCGATCGGTCCGTGAGGGTCCCGACGTCGGCTCGGTGGACCCGTCCGATCGGGTCCCACCCGTCACGGCGCGTGTTGCTCCGCGGGTCGGTTGATACCAGAAGCCTTTCGGTCGGGGAAGCCCAGTTTGGACGGAATGCCCCGTGGGTCTAATCGTCGCCGATCAACGGGGTACGAACGCCTCGATCGCTCTCGTGTTGACCCAACAGATTTCCCACTCGTTGCCAGGATCTTGGTGGGGACTCCCGGCTGATTGACGGTCATCGCGACACGAATCGTCGCTTCAAGTTGTTTTCAAAGCGAAAGTTATGTGAAGGCGGGTTGGCAAATTCCGGGTTGTGGCACGGGCGATGCGATAAGCCCGACGCTGTCGATCGGGCCACGATCGAGTTGCGATGGGAACGGGTCCACGCTGTCTCAAACGCGACTCGAACACCCCGGTCGGCAGGTGTTGGATTGATTCAAAACGAGGAGCCACGGAGCCCCGGACATCACCGATTCGGAACGGTTTGAGGCGAAGGGGCATCCCGTAAGGATCAACTCGCAGTTCACCCCGTGATTGAGGAATCTCCGATGCGTTTCAATCTGAATACCTTGAGTCTTTTCGGTGCTCTGGTGGCGGGTGGTATTGTCATGCTCGGCGCACCGAGTCCGGCCGCGGCTCAGTTCGGCCCGGGATTCGGCCACCGTCCGGGGTTCGGGATTGGCCCTGGCGGAAGCTTCGGTGGGATCAGCGTGAACGTGGGGGTCGGCCGAACCTCCCGAGTGGCATCGGGATGCCACTTCGGGTGCAAGTCGGCCTGCAGGCATGTGCCGGTGCCTCCCATCTGCCCGCCGCCCCTGCCGCCGGTTTGCGGTGTTCCCGGATATGGCCCGGGCTACGGGTACGGCGGTTCGTTTTACCGGGAGTTCCGTTCCGGTTACGGTCTGCCTGGCCAGGTTGGATTCCCGGGTCGGGGCGGGCCGGGGTACGGACGGTTCCCCGGCTTTGGGGGGTATCCCGGATTCGGTTGGTAAGCGACGGCCACCACCACGCACCGATAGTATCGAGTCATGAAGGTTCGAGTCATGTCTTGAGGCCGTGGTGATGACAGGAAATCGGTCTGGGGCAAGGAGGCCTCAGACCGACGAGAGGTGAGGTCGGTGATCCCGATAGTTGAACTGTCGTCAAATCAGAGGGGAACACGGTGGCGAGCTTCCGCGTTCAACATCGTTCGGTCTGTTCAAGGACGATCCGCTTTGTTGCTCGATCCGTGGGACTCGAAGCGGCGGATATCGGGGTGCATGGTGTAAAGAACCCAGCCGTCCGGTTCTTCAACGAAGACTCCACTGGAGCGATTGTTTGCGATGATTGGGTTGCCGGAGAACTTTTCCCAGTGAATCAGATCGGTCGATCGTGCCAGACAGGTTGTCCAGTCACGCCAGGGACGATGGGCGTTGGCGTGGTAGATGCCGTAATAGACGCCGTCGTGCTCGATGATCTGGTTCAAGGCCACGGCGGTTTGATCGTAGGGCTCTGGCCCGAGGGCGATGACCGGTTCGTCTTGCACGTTCGTCCAGACGCGGAGGTCGGTTGAGGTGGCAAGCCAGACCCCTCGATCTCCTCGTTCGTAAAACAAGTGCCAGACCCCATCCTTGACCAGGACCGTGGGTGTGCCGTAAGGGCCCGGTGGAATGGGTTGGCCATTGGTCAGGTGAACGTCGAGAGGCCCCTGACGTTCCCAAACGATCCCGTCGGAGGAGGTCAGGAGGTGGGCGACGTCGTCTTTTCCCTCGGCAAACATGTAGTAGAGATCGCCCTGCCGAAGCACACACATGTCCTCGACCCAGTGATCGGTGTAGAGCGGGTTCCTTGGGTCTCGGGTCCAAACGATGCCATCGGGCGAGGTGGCGTGACCGAGGTACCGCGTGGGGGATTGATCTTCGTTGTATCCGGTGTACCAGAGCCGATACGATCCGTCCGGCTCACGGCAGATCCAACCCCGTTCCCGGATCTTGGAGTCCCAGGCGGTTCCTCCCGTGCCTTCGAACAGTGGATTCTGCTCGACTGGCTCCCAATGAACGAGCCATTCCGGAAATGGTTGTCGACTCTGCGTCTCCTGAGCGGAGGTGCTGCCAAGGCTCAGCAAGAGGACCAGTATTCCCCATCGAATCACGCGACTCATTCGTCTTCGCTCCCGATGACTCGTGCAACCGGCCATCGTGGCCATCCCGTGGCGATGGACCGTTTCCATCTCCACTGATCAATCGAATGATCGCCACCCTACTCCCCCTGCCCTCCTGGTGGCAACCACGACTTGCGACTCGGGATAAGTGCTTCCGGGGAGGCTCGTTTTCGATGCTCTCTTCAATCGCACATCGGAAAGTGTGGCAAGACGCGTTCCGTTGGAGAGCCGATTGCCGAGGCGCGTCTGGAGTGGCATCGAGGAGCGCTTGAGTGGCCAGCTTCGAGGCTTAGGCAATGAGGCGATCGATGACGTTCCCGGCGACATCGGTGAGGCGGAAGTCTCGGCCCTGATAGCGGTAGGTCAGTTGGGTGTGATCGAAACCGAAGAGCTTCAGAATTGTAGCGTGGTAGTCGTGAACATGGATTGGATCTTCCACGACGTTCCAGCCGATCGGGTCGGTCTTGCCAATGACCTGACCGCTCTTGATCCCGCCACCGGCAAGGAACTGGGAGAAGGCGAAAGGATGATGATCTCTGCCGGTCACCTTTGCAAATCCGGGGCGATTTTCCCCGAGCGGAGTGCGGCCGAACTCGGAGCACCAGAGGATCAGCGTCGAGTCGAGCAAACCTCGGCGTTTCAGGTCGGTAATCAAGGCCGCAACCGGCTGATCGGCCATTCCGCAGTTGAAGGCGAGCTCGGCGTCGAGGTTGCTATGATGGTCCCACGAGGCATGGTAGATGTTCACGAAGCGAACGCCACGTTCGACCAAACGACGCGCGAGTAGGCAGTTGGTGGCGAACTGGTTGTAGACACCGGACCCACTGCCCCGGCCGCCACCCTCAGGGTCTTCGCGACCGACGCCGTAGAGTTCGAGTGTTTCGTCCGACTCTCCAGAGAGATCGATCAATTCCGGCGCGGAGGCCTGCATCCGAAAGGCCAGCTCGTAGGAGGCGATCCGGCTATTGATCTCCGGGTCCCGGACCGCGTCGAATCGTCGGGCATTCAAGGCAGAAATGGCGTTGATCGAATCACGTTGGAGCGATTGGGAAAGACCGGGGGGATTGCTCAGGTGGAGGACCGGGTCACCTTGACCTCGGAAAAGCACCCCGGAATAGGTTGAAGGAAGGAAACCGCTCGACCAATTCGAGGTTCCCCCGCTGGTTCCCCGACCGGTGGTCAGCACGACGTATCCCGGCAGATCCTGGGACTCGCTCCCGAGACCATAGGTGAGCCAAGATCCGACACTCGGACGGCCGAACATCGCCGATCCGGTGTTCATCATCAACTGCCCAGGATGATGATTAAACTGATCGGTATGCATGGAACGGATCAGGGCCAGGTCATCGGCACACTGCCCCAGGTGGGGCAGTAAGTCCGAGAGTTCCATGCCGCATTCTCCCCTCGGGCGGAAGGTTCGAGGGGATCCCATGACCGTTGCCGACTCTTTTTGTATGAACGCGAAGCGCACATTCTCGGTAAATGACTCGGGCAGCGGCTGGCCGTTGAGTCTGTTCAACTCGGGCTTCGGGTCAAACAGATCCATCTGGCTTGGTCCGCCCTCCAGATAAATACAGATGCACGCCTTTGCGCGGGGCTCGAAGTGAGGGGGGCGAGGAGCAAGTGGATCATCCCGGCGATCGGACGTTTCTCGATCCGCCGGAGGAGCGGCGAGCAATCCCTGTTCGCCGAGGATCGATGCCAGTGCGGCCAGGCCGATTCCACTCGCCGAGCCGGTGAGGAAGTCGCGTCGGGATCGATGGATGGCGTCGAGGATCGGATGCATCGCTGGCTCCGGGTTTGATCGAATCGGCGAATCGAAGGGGCTGCCGAACCCGATTCGATCACTCCCTGGTCATGAATTCGTCAAGATTCAAGAGCACCCGAGCGGTGGCAGTCAAGGCGGCGACCTGTTCACGATCCAGGTCGTCGGGAACCGAAGTGGTGCCGAGCAGCATCGAGACGGCCTCCGAATCGTGATGAAAGGTCGAGAGAAACTCCTGATGAAGTGTTTCGAGAATCGCTCGTTCGTCTGGGAACGGTGACCGGCCGAGCACCAGGCGGAAGGCCGAGGTGACCAGGTCGCCGTCGGACTCCCGCGCAACCCTGATTGCCAATGCCCGGGCACACTCGACGAAGACGGCGTCATTGAGCAATGTCAGGGCCTGAAGCGGTGTGTTCGACGTTTCGCGACCCACGGCGCAGACGTTGGCATCGGGAGCATCGAAGGTGGTGAGCATCGGATACGGGCTGGTCCGTCGGAAAAAGGTGTAAAGCCCTCTCCGGTAGCGATCTTCTCCGGTGCTCTCTTGCCATCGGGCGCTCCGGGCGTAGGTTAGGTCTGAGATTCCAGAGGGTTGAGGTGGGAAGACACTTGGCCCGCCGACCTTTGTGCTCAGGAGTCCCGCAGCGGCGAGCGAGGCATCGCGGATGATCTCGGCTTCCAGACGGACCCGGTTCTGGCGGGCGAGCCAGACGTTCTGAGGGTCACGATCGTCGAGCTCGGGTCGAGCGGAGGATGCCTGTCGATAGGTTGAGGAAAGGACGATGGTCCGGATCAGGGCCTTCTGACTCCAGCCGAGGCGCTGAAACTCAGAGGCAAGCCAGTCGAGCAACTCCGGGTGGCTTGGCGGTTCGCCTTGCGTGCCGAAGTCGTCCATCGTCGGCACGAGGGCCCGACCAAAGAGGTGAAACCAGATTCGGTTGACCGTGACCCGGGCGGTCAAGGGGTTCTCAGGATCGACGAGCCAGCGAGCGAGATCACGCCGATCGGGAACCGCTCCTTCGGGAGCCAATGGCGGCAGGACCTCGAAGGTGTTGGGATCGACGGTTTCACCGGGTCTGAGGAAATCGCCTCGAATGAGGATATGCGTCGGGCGACGGGACTCGGGAGGCTGTTCGCGGAAGGTTCGGACGTGGGGGTCGGGGGCATTGGGCGTGGCGTTGGGCTTTTCCGCCGTCGATTCGTCGGGGGACGGGTCCGAAGGCGTTTCGAGCGGTAGATTGTCCTCGTCGCTCGCATTGAAAAAGGCAAAAAGCTGATAATATTCGCGCTGAGTGATCGGATCGTACTTGTGGGTATGGCACTGGGCACAGCCGACCGTCAAGCCGAGCCAGACGGTGCCGGTTGTATTGACGCGATCGACCACGGCGGCGACCCGGAATTCCTCCTTGTCAACACCCCCTTCGGTATTGGTCAAGGTGTTCCGATGGAATCCCGCGGCCGTGCGTTGCTCCAAAGAGGCGTCCGGAATGAGGTCGCCAGCCAATTGCTCCATCGTGAACTGGTCGAAGGGGAGATCGGAGTTGACGGAGTTGATGACCCAATCGCGGAATCGGTAGGCCTCGGGTCGAGGGTTATCCTTTTCGTAACCGTCGCTGTCGGCATAACGTGCGAGATCGAGCCAGTGGCGTCCCCAGCGCTCACCGTAGTGGGGACTTCCAAGGAGGC includes these proteins:
- the truB gene encoding tRNA pseudouridine(55) synthase TruB, with the translated sequence MSPPAAPLSGFLNLDKPIGLTSRDVVNRVVRAFRKPRPKVGHAGTLDPLASGVLVVAIGSATRLIEQVQRQPKSYLATIRLGATSDTLDADGTITPVPNPPVPTESQIRDALAAQVGIIDQLPPVYSALRVKGKRAYDLAREGKSVELVPRPVRIDQLNLIRFEWPFLEIAVECGSGTYIRSIARDVGDDLGCGGLITTLRRTRIGPFRVDDATPPDPAFLSFDSIIGRLRSPLDAVSDRPHIYVNAGQAAAIERGQAIEVSSTDLASEIDAGEVAICSPDGSLLALGEFNRSARIVQPRRVFGVCSTHASRSPEST
- a CDS encoding thioredoxin domain-containing protein, coding for MRPSILSVPTPLAIQRRTAHPLMLLPAFVMLLTATGPHLLANDGPNRLAGESSPYLLQHAENPVHWFPWAPEAFEAAKAQNKPIFLSIGYRSCYWCHVMERECFEDDAIAALMNEHFICIKVDREERPDVDQIYMTALLGITRGSGGWPLSMFLTPDGRPFYGGTYFPPQPRDGLPSFPQVLDAIHDAWTNRRDEVEQDATQLTAYVRRLSDVGPAIEDVPLSRELPEQGLDALSRRFDPEYGGFGFDPQQPKRPKFPEPTNLVFLLDQARRGRAPAGSLPEPKEMVLKTLDQISRGGIRDHLAGGYHRYSTDRSWTVPHFEKMLYDNAQLASVLLDTFELTDDPRWADEARATLDFVAKAMTLPQGGFASSLDAETEGEEGAFYVWTTEEVKTALGNDDSAYNLFARAYGLNLAPNFEDDRFVLLRPDTPGDLAVALGLAPEHVEDSLAPLRAKMLDARNQREAPFLDDTALTAWNALMLAAFADGARVLDEPCYLAIANRAADFLLESLRDADGNLLRSFRGGSSRVPAYLEDYAFLIHGLLRLHAATDAPERLDQARDLADRMIAAFADTRRGGFYFTADDHESLVARVKDPYDGALPGPNAVAILDLLALHRLSGDPLYRDTARDALDAFAPSMGRSPASAPLLLLAVDQLLDLENATPAPPANAPFTPGRLRLPDGPANPAANRPAVVSASASLPQEPIRPGTPFEIRVTLSIDTKYHLNANPAGAPNLVPTLITLPDDSPAELLDVSYPPGAPLTLAGQDAPISVYSGTVTSVVRLSIPESQKADPLGLTLSIRYQACDDRSCLAPASITLPVSLKVTQP
- a CDS encoding COG1361 S-layer family protein; amino-acid sequence: MPLRMSIAAVISLGLTVGVHFVTGQAAQQPPQVAQPTAPIASSTGDDAQLEPPRVASPAAMSRNAPSTPEQVTPPRVAESGSHTTRANLPQLPGSADIVPPDVASPRSLDLPPGDGSDELIPPSVAEYPPSAPLSDSPPNPPEVADAMTFGLDEFPEVTSDIPQVEHDPGLAAPLVPATAQFENLPAFESGSGSAVPDSTEGGDVFASEDPLPDSGIEFSQLSAASEPSAQESDLTGLDSPMPAPEPVEPADLSSSPIFETPGDPKVDPAAPVEDPFRVGSAPMGQEPSTAPAETPIFENPSPIEVQPDPTPRSSGSLPGRASVNPPAFSSAEPPADPSIQTSAAPRDGIGAMAQSLGDRLSIGPREIGLNLDVAMPQTSNINLPMKAVMTLRNDGRDDAFDVEVRLPLPDGLEFLESSPQPDEQVDDGRILVWKWSSLGPSDTRSIDLTVKPLKAVPMDLVPRVTSVMAAKSRTTVQEPRLKIDLVGPNDDQVKGSEIDFSITVRNNGTGPARQVNLIATLTGGLKGYDHNGQLSDAPRFEQMIGDLAPGEVFGPVVLTVLADSKGMQNCTIEALSPDVVPATPVSAKPVNIVVPELVLDVVGPESRPVGSVAEYTVTITNQGTRFASDVAVALFAPESGVPDVPKDAKYRQDPDKRLHSIYWRIPRLDKGESRQFRVPIRLDRIALYTVEAAAHCEGFRDPRDTQRSQKTTEVMGIPDVKIVDVTRRDTVIDAGDTTEFEIRIKNIGSKEATNVFVDFYTNEWITVERTDPSNAKTSDENPYHHGFDPIDRLAPGADRTFIVTVKAQKAGPAIANFDVHVYWEGIPDTAAVRSNNHVRIAEGQIARSGSNASQ
- a CDS encoding glycosylase, which encodes MSRVIRWGILVLLLSLGSTSAQETQSRQPFPEWLVHWEPVEQNPLFEGTGGTAWDSKIRERGWICREPDGSYRLWYTGYNEDQSPTRYLGHATSPDGIVWTRDPRNPLYTDHWVEDMCVLRQGDLYYMFAEGKDDVAHLLTSSDGIVWERQGPLDVHLTNGQPIPPGPYGTPTVLVKDGVWHLFYERGDRGVWLATSTDLRVWTNVQDEPVIALGPEPYDQTAVALNQIIEHDGVYYGIYHANAHRPWRDWTTCLARSTDLIHWEKFSGNPIIANNRSSGVFVEEPDGWVLYTMHPDIRRFESHGSSNKADRP
- a CDS encoding DUF1501 domain-containing protein, with protein sequence MHPILDAIHRSRRDFLTGSASGIGLAALASILGEQGLLAAPPADRETSDRRDDPLAPRPPHFEPRAKACICIYLEGGPSQMDLFDPKPELNRLNGQPLPESFTENVRFAFIQKESATVMGSPRTFRPRGECGMELSDLLPHLGQCADDLALIRSMHTDQFNHHPGQLMMNTGSAMFGRPSVGSWLTYGLGSESQDLPGYVVLTTGRGTSGGTSNWSSGFLPSTYSGVLFRGQGDPVLHLSNPPGLSQSLQRDSINAISALNARRFDAVRDPEINSRIASYELAFRMQASAPELIDLSGESDETLELYGVGREDPEGGGRGSGSGVYNQFATNCLLARRLVERGVRFVNIYHASWDHHSNLDAELAFNCGMADQPVAALITDLKRRGLLDSTLILWCSEFGRTPLGENRPGFAKVTGRDHHPFAFSQFLAGGGIKSGQVIGKTDPIGWNVVEDPIHVHDYHATILKLFGFDHTQLTYRYQGRDFRLTDVAGNVIDRLIA